Proteins encoded in a region of the Streptomyces sp. NBC_01471 genome:
- a CDS encoding ABC transporter permease — protein MTAVIETAAADAAGQGAEPIRPAGRASVVLRRFVHNRGALTGAVLLLLLFLLAFAGPLISRWDYSHIDYTALREAPSAQHWWGTNRIGQDVFAQTIRGLQKSLLIGLLVALFSTVLASLTGACAGYFGGWTDRILMFFVDLLLVFPSFLIIAIISPRLQNGGWFAFVGLLAVFGWMITARVVRSMTLSLKEREFVRAARYMGVGPFRIIWRHVVPNIASFLIIDATIAVGGAVMSETALSYFGFGVQSPDVSLGTLIASSTGAAVTYPWMFFFAAGLLIIFVLAVNLVGDGLRDALDPTSRRRRSRKGAKR, from the coding sequence ATGACCGCTGTCATAGAGACCGCCGCCGCCGACGCGGCCGGCCAGGGTGCGGAGCCGATACGCCCCGCGGGGCGCGCCTCGGTGGTGCTGCGCCGTTTCGTACACAACCGGGGCGCGCTCACCGGAGCCGTCCTGCTGCTGCTGCTCTTCCTGCTGGCCTTCGCCGGCCCGCTGATCAGCCGCTGGGACTACAGCCACATCGACTACACCGCACTGCGGGAAGCCCCGAGCGCCCAGCACTGGTGGGGCACCAACCGCATCGGCCAGGACGTCTTCGCCCAGACCATCCGGGGACTCCAGAAGTCCCTGCTGATCGGTCTGCTCGTGGCGCTGTTCTCCACGGTCCTGGCCTCGCTGACCGGCGCCTGCGCCGGGTACTTCGGCGGCTGGACCGACCGGATCCTGATGTTCTTCGTCGACCTGCTGCTGGTCTTCCCGTCCTTCCTGATCATCGCGATCATCTCGCCGCGGCTGCAGAACGGCGGCTGGTTCGCCTTCGTCGGGCTGCTCGCCGTCTTCGGCTGGATGATCACCGCACGCGTGGTCAGGTCGATGACGCTGTCGCTGAAGGAACGCGAGTTCGTGCGTGCGGCCCGGTACATGGGCGTCGGACCCTTCCGGATCATCTGGCGTCATGTGGTGCCCAACATCGCCTCGTTCCTCATCATCGACGCCACCATCGCGGTCGGCGGCGCGGTGATGAGCGAGACAGCGCTCTCGTACTTCGGGTTCGGCGTCCAGTCGCCCGACGTCTCGCTGGGCACGCTCATCGCCTCCTCGACGGGGGCTGCCGTCACGTATCCCTGGATGTTCTTCTTCGCAGCGGGGCTTCTGATCATTTTCGTACTCGCGGTGAATCTGGTGGGAGACGGGCTGCGCGACGCGCTGGACCCGACCTCCCGCCGGCGCCGCAGCCGCAAGGGGGCAAAGCGATGA